The Streptomyces sp. V4I8 genome includes the window AGGGCGGACGCGTCGAGCTCGTCCTCACTGTCGTACGCACCGAAGACGATCAGCTCGAAGTCCCGGTTCTCCAGCGTCGCCGGCACCCCCAGCAGCTCCGAGATCTCGTCGACCAGCTCCTGGAAGTCACCTTTGTATTCGGACGTCACCCGGGCATTCTCCCGCATTTCCGCATGGTCTTCATACATCTGTCTGAGATCTGCGGCACGGATGCGTGACAGCTGTCGATGGTCGACGATCGGAGGGATCCTTAGGTTTCACGGTGGTTCTATCTGCTGGTTTGTGGAGGTGCCCCGTGCTGGGTCCCGTGATTCTTGCCGCGTCGCGCAGCGACCGGATGCGACGCCTGGTCTCGGCGGCCCCGGTGACCAAGCAGGTCGTGGACCGCTTCATCCCCGGCGAGACGGTCGACGAGATCGTGCCGATCATCCAGGACCTGACCGCCAGGGGCCTGGAGCTGACGATGGACGTCGTCGGCGAGGACATCACCACGCCCGAGCAGGCGGAAGCCGCCCGGGACGCCTATCTGGGGCTCATCGACCGGCTGAAGGAGCTGGAGCTGGGCACCAGGGCCGAGATGTCCGTCAAGCTGTCCATGTTCGGGCAGGCGCTCCCCGGCGGCCACGAGCTCGCCCTGGCCAACGTCCGCCCGGTCGTCGAGGCCGCCGCCGCCATCGGCACGACGGTCACGCTCGACGCCGAGGACCACACCACCCTCGACTCGATGTTCGCCATCCACGAGGAGCTGCGGAAGGACTTTCCGCAGACCGGCTGCGTCATCCAGGCCTATCTGTTCCGCACCGAGGCCGACGCCCGCCGCCTCGCGGAGAACGGCAGCCGCGTACGGCTCGTCAAGGGCGCCTACAAGGAGCCCACCGAGGTCGCCTACCAGCAGAAACACGAGATCGACAAGGCGTACGTCCGGGTCCTCGGGATTCTGATGGAGGGCGCCGGGTACCCGATGATCGGCTCCCACGACCCGCGCCTGATCTCCATCGCCCAGGAGCTCGCGCACCGCGTCGGCCGAAAGCTCGACGAGTACGAGTTCCAGATGCTGTACGGGATCAGGAGTGATGAGCATCTGCGGCTGGCCGCGGAGGGCCACCGGATGCGCGTCTACACCGCTTACGGCACCGACTGGTACGGCTACTTCATGAGGCGCCTCGCGGAGAAGCCCGCCAACCTGCGGTTCTTCCTGCGCTCCATGGTCAGCAAGGGCTGAGCCCCACCCCCGGCGACGGCTCGAAAACACACCGCTCAGTAAGGAGTTACGGAACACATGGACGCTGTGACCCAGGTCCCCACCCCTGTCAATGAGCCGGTGCACGGCTACGCCCCCGGCTCGCCCGAACGCGCCCGGCTTGAGGTCAAGCTCAAGGAGCTGGCCGAGAACCCGATCGACCTGCCCTGCACCATCGGCGGCGAGCGGCGGATGGGCGGCGGTGAGCGCTTCGACGTCGTGCAGCCGCACAACCACAAGGCCCGCCTCGGCACCTACGGCAACGCCACCCAGCAGGACGCCCAGGACGCCATCGACGCGGCCCTCGCCGCCGCGCCGGCCTGGCGCGCGATGTCCTTCGACGACCGTGCCGCGATCATCCTGCGCGCCGCCGAGCTGCTGTCCGGCCCGTGGCGCGAGACGCTGGCCGCCTCCACGATGCTCGGCCAGTCGAAGACCGCCCAGCAGGCCGAGATCGACACGCCCTGCGAGCTGATCGACTTCTGGCGCTTCAACGTCAAGTACGCCCGTGACCTGCTCGCCGAGCAGCCCCCGGCGAACTCCCCGGGCGTCTGGAACCGCCTGGACCACCGCCCGCTGGAGGGCTTCGTCTACGCGATCACGCCGTTCAACTTCACGGCCATCGCGGGCAACCTGCCCACCGCGCCCGCCCTGATGGGCAACGTCGTGGTGTGGAAGCCGTCCCCGACGCAGACCCACGCCGCCGTGCTGCTCCTCCAGCTGCTGGAGGAGGCCGGTCTGCCCAAGGGCGTCATCAACCTCGTCACCGGTGACGGCGTCGAGGTCTCCAAGGTCGCGCTTGAGCACCGGGACCTCGCGGGCATCCACTTCACCGGCTCGACCAAGACCTTCCAGTACCTGTGGAAGACGGTCGGCAACAACATCGAGAAGTACCGCTCCTACCCGCGCATCGTCGGCGAGACCGGCGGCAAGGACTTCGTCGTCGCCCACCCGAGCGCCGACAAGGCCGTCCTGAAGACCGCCCTGACCCGGGGCGCCTTCGAGTACCAGGGCCAGAAGTGCTCGGCGACCTCCCGGGCGTACATCCCGGCGTCGATCTGGAACTCCGGCTTCAAGGAGGAGTTCGCCGCCGAGGTCGACTACATCACCATGGGTGACGTCACCGACCTGTCGAACTTCATCGGCGCCGTGATCGACGAGCGTGCCTTCGCCAAGAACAAGGCCGCGATCGACCGTGCGAAGTCCGACCCGGCCTGCACGATCGTCGCGGGCGGCTCCTACGACGACTCGGTCGGCTACTTCGTCCGCCCGACCGTCGTCGAGTGCACCGACCCGGAGAACGAGGTCTTCACCACCGAGTACTTCGGTCCGTTCCTCGCCGTGCACGTCTACGAGGACGACAAGTACGACGAGATGCTGGAGCAGATGGAGTCGGTGTCCGCGTACGCGCTGACCGGCTCGGTCATCTCCGGCGACCGCGCGGCGGCCGCGTACACGATGGAGAAGCTGCGCTACGCGGCCGGCAACTTCTACATCAACGACAAGTCGACCGGCGCCGTCGTCGGCCAGCAGCCCTTCGGCGGCGGCCGCGCCTCCGGCACCAACGACAAGGCCGGCGCCCCGCAGAACCTGATGCGCTGGACGCTGACCCGCGCCATCAAGGAGACGCTGGTCCCGCCGACCGACTACGGCTACCCGCACATGGGCTGACGCCCAACTACGCGCGAAGGGCCGGGTCTTGAGCGGACCCGGCCCTTTCGTGTTGCGACAATGCGGTCATGACGGTGACGACGGACGACGGCGTACGACTGTGGGCGAGCGCCTCCGGCCGGGGCGAGCCACTGGTGCTGTGCCACGGCGGGCCCGGGTTGTGGGACATGTTCGGGGACCTGGCCGCGATGCTCGGCGACCTGGCCACGGTGGTGCGCTGGGACCAGCGCGGCTGCGGACGGTCCGAGCGGTGCGCGGGGCCGTGGACGACCGACCGGTTCGTGGCCGATCTGGACGCCGTACGACGGCACTTCGCGCCGGAGCGGACCGCACTGCTCGGGCACTCCTGGGGTGCCCAGCTGGCGCTCGCCTACACGCTGGCCCATCCGGAGCGGGTGAGCCTGCTGGTGTACGTGGCCGGGACCGGCATCGGCCCGACGTCCGAGTGGCGCCCCGCCTACCAGGAGAACCTCCTCGCGAGACTGGGCGAGGACCCCGAACGCCTCGCCCGCTGGCAGGAGTTGCCCCCCGGCGACCGGGAAGGCGCGGTGCTCCAGTGGTCCGCGGAGTTCGAGGACCGGGAGCGGGCGCCGGAGCACGCCGAGCGGATGGCAGACCCGTGGCTGGGCATCAACACCGAGTGCAACGCCGCCCTGAACGCGGAGAACCGGCGCGGCCTGGACACCCCCGAGCTGTACGCCGCCTGCCGGGCCCTCGACGTGCCCGTGCTCATCGTCGACGGCGAGCGCGACATCCGGCCACGCTCGGCGGTCGACTCCCTGGAGCGGGCGCTGCCGAGGGTGGACCGGGTGATCCTGCCCGGCGCCGGGCACCTGCCCTGGGTGGAGGACCCGGACGGTTTCCGGGCGGCGCTGGCGGCCGCGCTGACGTGACCTACTCGGCGATCTCCGTGCGCTCCCACCACTCGTACACGGGCAGCGTGCCCTCCGGCGTGTCCGACTGCCGCGAGGTCGGCCGGAAGTGCTCGTACCCACCGCGGAGCTTGATCTTCGCGTCCGGGCCGGGGGTCGGGGTCGGGACGATCCGCTCGGGCAGGTCGTCCGGGCCGCCTTCGAGGAACACTTTCGCCGTGTCGTTCATGACCTCACCGTTTCCCTCGCGGTCACCGTATGTCCCGTGCCGCGCGGAGGATCAGCCGAGTGGGCGATCCGCCACCGCGCGGATACTGGACGGATGACGCCGACCCCACCCGCCCGCACACCGCGCACCGCACACACCGCCGACCTCACCCCCGCCGAACTGCGCGCCGTCCGCGCCCTGTTGGACGACGCCTTCGACGGGGACTTCTCCGACGAGGACTGGGACCACGGGCTCGGCGGCCTGCACGCGCTCGTCCAGGACGACGCGGGGCGGCTCGTCGCGCACGGGTCGGTGGTCATGCGCCGGGTGCGCCACCGGGACCGGTGGCTGCGGGTCGGATACGTCGAGGCGGTCGCCGTACGGTCCGACGCGCGCCGGACGGGGCTCGGCGGCCGGGTGATGGCGGAGCTGGAGCGGGTGATCGACCGGGCGTACGACGCGGGGATGCTGTCCGCGAGCGACGAGGGGGCCGCGCTGTACGCCGCCCGTGGCTGGGAGGTGTGGAGCGGGCGGGTCTGCGCGCTCGGGCCGGAGGGCGTCGTACATCTGCCGGACGAGGAGGGCACCACGTTCGTGCGGCCCGCTCTCGCCGGTCCGCTCGACCCGGCGTTCGAGCTGGTCTTCGACTGGCGGGACGGGGACGTGCTCTGACGGGGTGACGGGGAAAAGCGCAGGTCAGTGGCGTGTGACCTACTCCACCGTCTCAGATAGTAGGAAGTCCGAGTAATTGTGGAGACAGACGCGCCGTCCTCCCTTACTTTTGTAGAAGCCGAACGTCTCGCTCGATCAAGCGAATGGCGGTCGTGAGCCGGGCCCCGTGCAGGCAACCCCTGCGGCACCGCTCCCCGCCCCATCCGGCGTCTCGTATCCCCCTTGTGTCACTCCCGATTGTCGAAGGAGTCGATTTCCCATGGCCGAGACGACCGCCCGCCGTCGAGTCCGTCACCTCTCCCGTACGAACGAGTCCGACCGAAAGAACGCCGCCGCCGCCCTCCAGCGCGCCCTCGACCGCAGGGACAACGGCGGAGCCACGGGTCACCAGGCGGCCTGAAGCCGTACCACCCGAGCACGTAGGACATCCAAGCCGGGAGCCGCGCCCGCACGAGGTGCGGCGTGGGCTCACCGCCCGCGCCGCACCTCGAAATGGTCGATGCGCTTCCCGGTCTGCGTCAGCGCCGACACCTTCAGCCGGGGCTTCGCGCCGCTCTCCGCCTCCACCGAGAGGAAGGAGAACCCCCGGTACCGCACCCGTGACCACTCCACGCTCTCCGCCTTGGTGTCGCGTGACTTGGTCCACTTGAAGGTGGCGACCGACTCCCGCTCGGTCACCTGTCCCTCGTAGCTCTCCTCGACGCCCGCCGGGAAGCCGTACAGCTCCTTGCCGCCCCCGCCGGCCGTGACGTACACGATGCCGTCCCGCGTCGGGTCCGTGGACGCGCCGATCGGCACCTGCCTGCCGACCTCGCCGTTCTTGATGGCGTCCGTCCGCTCGTAGACGTGGTTGTGCCCGTTGATCACCAGGTCCACCTGGTGCCGGGCGAACAGCGGGACCCACTCGGCCCGCACGCCCCCGTCGGACGCGTGCGTGGACGTCGAGTACGCGCAGTGGTGGAAGTAGACGACGACGAAGTCGACGTCCTTCGCCGCCCGCAGCTCACCGAGCCGCTCGTCCAGCCACTTCGTCTGGCGGCCGTCCGTGTGCCCCCGATTGGCGGGGATCTCGTACGACACGTCGTTCGCGTCCAGCGCCACGAAGCCGACGTTGCCGTAGGTGAAGGAGTACGCGCCCGGGGTCGTCCGGGGATCGAAGCCGCTCTCCGGCAGGGACCAGCGGGCCAGCTGGCCGCCGTAGCCGTCCGGGGAGTACCAGGCCTCCATGTCGTGGTTCCCGGTCGTCACCATCCACGGCACCGACCTGGACACCGACTCGGTCTGCTTCAGATACAGGTCCCAGAAGCCGGGGTCGTAGGCGTCCGACTCCTTGCCCAGGCCCTTGACGTTCGCGTAGCAGATGTCGCCGGCGTGCAGGTGGAAGGCCGGGTTCCGGCGCAGCAGGACATGGTCGTTGGTGGCCGCGGCCTCACTGACGCCCTGGTCGCCGAAGGCAGTGAAGGTGAAGGTCTCCGGGGTCGCCGGCGCGGTGCGGAAGTCGGCGATCGTCGAGCGGTTCCCGGGGGCGGCGGGGTCGAAGCCCTCGTGGCCCA containing:
- a CDS encoding proline dehydrogenase family protein → MLGPVILAASRSDRMRRLVSAAPVTKQVVDRFIPGETVDEIVPIIQDLTARGLELTMDVVGEDITTPEQAEAARDAYLGLIDRLKELELGTRAEMSVKLSMFGQALPGGHELALANVRPVVEAAAAIGTTVTLDAEDHTTLDSMFAIHEELRKDFPQTGCVIQAYLFRTEADARRLAENGSRVRLVKGAYKEPTEVAYQQKHEIDKAYVRVLGILMEGAGYPMIGSHDPRLISIAQELAHRVGRKLDEYEFQMLYGIRSDEHLRLAAEGHRMRVYTAYGTDWYGYFMRRLAEKPANLRFFLRSMVSKG
- the pruA gene encoding L-glutamate gamma-semialdehyde dehydrogenase codes for the protein MDAVTQVPTPVNEPVHGYAPGSPERARLEVKLKELAENPIDLPCTIGGERRMGGGERFDVVQPHNHKARLGTYGNATQQDAQDAIDAALAAAPAWRAMSFDDRAAIILRAAELLSGPWRETLAASTMLGQSKTAQQAEIDTPCELIDFWRFNVKYARDLLAEQPPANSPGVWNRLDHRPLEGFVYAITPFNFTAIAGNLPTAPALMGNVVVWKPSPTQTHAAVLLLQLLEEAGLPKGVINLVTGDGVEVSKVALEHRDLAGIHFTGSTKTFQYLWKTVGNNIEKYRSYPRIVGETGGKDFVVAHPSADKAVLKTALTRGAFEYQGQKCSATSRAYIPASIWNSGFKEEFAAEVDYITMGDVTDLSNFIGAVIDERAFAKNKAAIDRAKSDPACTIVAGGSYDDSVGYFVRPTVVECTDPENEVFTTEYFGPFLAVHVYEDDKYDEMLEQMESVSAYALTGSVISGDRAAAAYTMEKLRYAAGNFYINDKSTGAVVGQQPFGGGRASGTNDKAGAPQNLMRWTLTRAIKETLVPPTDYGYPHMG
- a CDS encoding alpha/beta fold hydrolase, with protein sequence MTVTTDDGVRLWASASGRGEPLVLCHGGPGLWDMFGDLAAMLGDLATVVRWDQRGCGRSERCAGPWTTDRFVADLDAVRRHFAPERTALLGHSWGAQLALAYTLAHPERVSLLVYVAGTGIGPTSEWRPAYQENLLARLGEDPERLARWQELPPGDREGAVLQWSAEFEDRERAPEHAERMADPWLGINTECNAALNAENRRGLDTPELYAACRALDVPVLIVDGERDIRPRSAVDSLERALPRVDRVILPGAGHLPWVEDPDGFRAALAAALT
- a CDS encoding DUF5988 family protein, yielding MNDTAKVFLEGGPDDLPERIVPTPTPGPDAKIKLRGGYEHFRPTSRQSDTPEGTLPVYEWWERTEIAE
- a CDS encoding GNAT family N-acetyltransferase gives rise to the protein MTPTPPARTPRTAHTADLTPAELRAVRALLDDAFDGDFSDEDWDHGLGGLHALVQDDAGRLVAHGSVVMRRVRHRDRWLRVGYVEAVAVRSDARRTGLGGRVMAELERVIDRAYDAGMLSASDEGAALYAARGWEVWSGRVCALGPEGVVHLPDEEGTTFVRPALAGPLDPAFELVFDWRDGDVL
- a CDS encoding purple acid phosphatase family protein, with translation MDLPDFGIPPRLARRMSMAEQHEYLRTKLSRRRTLVTAGAVAGGLLTGCSGSGSGAGASGTTASVSAPASTLTKVPGSAVAPFGRHLAFGADPRTQMRISWQVPAAVKKPYIRVGLRPDDLSRRIEAEVRDLRTPELRGIRAALEQYYLHAALDGLRPGTTYYYGVGHEGFDPAAPGNRSTIADFRTAPATPETFTFTAFGDQGVSEAAATNDHVLLRRNPAFHLHAGDICYANVKGLGKESDAYDPGFWDLYLKQTESVSRSVPWMVTTGNHDMEAWYSPDGYGGQLARWSLPESGFDPRTTPGAYSFTYGNVGFVALDANDVSYEIPANRGHTDGRQTKWLDERLGELRAAKDVDFVVVYFHHCAYSTSTHASDGGVRAEWVPLFARHQVDLVINGHNHVYERTDAIKNGEVGRQVPIGASTDPTRDGIVYVTAGGGGKELYGFPAGVEESYEGQVTERESVATFKWTKSRDTKAESVEWSRVRYRGFSFLSVEAESGAKPRLKVSALTQTGKRIDHFEVRRGR